From Leptidea sinapis chromosome 3, ilLepSina1.1, whole genome shotgun sequence, a single genomic window includes:
- the LOC126979616 gene encoding irregular chiasm C-roughest protein isoform X1: MVEINSEYCVRFYFLFVAVVSVDAVQRFIELPTYTEVNPGEDALLKCRISDKRGVCSWQKDNKPVGIYRGKYEWANEHSAIGGDCSLWVRAATLQLDDGQWQCQVTASNYDVQDALSSPPGALAVRVPPQTPRILFNGSHVLPGQNITVPAGSRATVVCEARYGNPPAYIEWYLEKERLTAWSQTNASEVERPRVWAARSVLELGATRSAHGRQLACRAHHPSFPSPYYKDSYTMLDITFVPVVTIVGSDASSLASLEEGSSALTLECRADGNPSPYVWWTKDGQVISSSGAKLIRAPVSRNQSGIYGCQARNSLGTSDAVKIEIDVKYPPRVIWVGPDTVVEANLFSQVTLECKAEGNPTPSYQWYHNPTPSLNGHLDEGYPISSTPQLQLHNVSYTQHGRYTCVAINQIGLEERTHQSEAIVLNVLGPPVGAETGTAHAWSGGEARVQATVCADPPPRRAAWLWGSLRLDVPSAIGRYRAIDASSINGCYRYTLVISSVSVSDARVYVLHVENERGFSSHAVSLTVHDNFSLTETAHVAPLIVAALLIAALLVIVLCLILRCKRRRESVEYKTDELDSEKTVLPSDAVYGPRPPRSGSVMDDVTGVATSRYSPGALQVRRAAVVLQPPTTV, translated from the exons CCTGTCGGTATTTACCGCGGGAAGTACGAGTGGGCAAACGAACACAGTGCTATCGGTGGAGACTGTTCTCTTTGGGTGCGAGCTGCTACTTTACAACTAGACGACGGACAATGGCAATGTCAAGTGACAGCGAGCAATTATGATGTGCag GATGCTCTATCTAGTCCCCCGGGAGCTCTGGCTGTTCGGGTTCCTCCTCAAACTCCGCGTATTTTGTTCAACGGGTCTCACGTACTTCCTGGTCAGAACATCACAGTTCCCGCGGGTTCACGAGCGACTGTCGTCTGCGAAGCAAGATATGGAAACCCACCGGCTTATATCGAGTGGTACTtag AGAAAGAGCGGTTGACAGCTTGGAGTCAAACAAACGCCTCGGAAGTAGAACGGCCCCGGGTGTGGGCTGCAAGATCAGTGCTGGAACTTGGTGCAACGCGTTCAGCTCATGGAAGGCAGCTGGCTTGCAGAGCTCATCATCCGTCCTTCCCCTCCCCGTATTACAAGGACTCGTATACTATGCTTGATATAACTT tTGTTCCTGTAGTTACCATAGTAGGTTCTGATGCCAGCAGTTTGGCCAGTCTCGAAGAAGGTTCCAGTGCTCTCACTTTAGAGTGCAGAGCTGATGGAAATCCAAGTCCATACGTTTGGTGGACTAAGGATGGCCAAGTCATATCTTCTAGCGGAGCAAAGTTGATCAGAGCTCCGGTGTCACGAAATCAGTCTG GCATATACGGATGtcaagcaagaaactcattaggCACATCAGACGCTGTCAAAATTGAAATCGATGTGAAGT ATCCACCGCGAGTTATATGGGTAGGCCCGGATACAGTAGTGGAGGCAAACCTCTTCTCACAAGTGACACTTGAGTGCAAAGCAGAAGGCAATCCTACTCCAAGCTACCAATGGTACCACAA CCCAACTCCGTCTCTAAATGGCCACCTAGATGAAGGCTACCCAATATCCTCAACACCTCAACTACAGCTTCACAACGTGTCATACACCCAACATGGCCGGTACACATGTGTTGCTATCAATCAGATAGGCCTAGAAGAAAG GACCCACCAATCCGAGGCTATAGTCCTCAATGTGCTAGGCCCACCAGTGGGTGCAGAGACAGGAACAGCTCACGCGTGGAGTGGGGGTGAGGCCAGGGTCCAGGCCACAGTCTGTGCTGACCCTCCCCCTAGGAGAGCCGCGTGGTTGTGGGGAAGTTTGCGGTTGGATGTTCCTTCGGCTATTG GCCGATACCGGGCTATCGATGCTTCAAGCATCAACGGGTGCTATCGGTACACGCTTGTGATAAGCAGCGTGAGCGTTTCCGACGCCAGAGTTTACGTACTACACGTCGAGAATGAGAGAGGGTTCTCATCGCATGCTGTCTCGCTCACTGTACACG ATAATTTTTCGCTAACAGAGACTGCACACGTGGCGCCGCTCATAGTTGCTGCATTGCTGATTGCCGCGTTGCTCGTCATTGTTCTCTGCCTCATTCTACGCTGCAAAAGAAGAAgag AAAGCGTCGAGTACAAGACTGATGAATTAGATAG TGAGAAGACAGTGCTGCCATCTGACGCGGTGTATGGGCCGCGTCCTCCCCGCTCCGGGAGCGTCATGGATGACGTCACAGGCGTGGCAACCTCACGCTACTCGCCAGGCGCTCTGCAGGTTCGCCGAGCCGCCGTCGTCTTGCAGCCACCCACTACCGTGTGA
- the LOC126979616 gene encoding irregular chiasm C-roughest protein isoform X2: MVEINSEYCVRFYFLFVAVVSVDAVQRFIELPTYTEVNPGEDALLKCRISDKRGVCSWQKDNKPVGIYRGKYEWANEHSAIGGDCSLWVRAATLQLDDGQWQCQVTASNYDVQDALSSPPGALAVRVPPQTPRILFNGSHVLPGQNITVPAGSRATVVCEARYGNPPAYIEWYLEKERLTAWSQTNASEVERPRVWAARSVLELGATRSAHGRQLACRAHHPSFPSPYYKDSYTMLDITFVPVVTIVGSDASSLASLEEGSSALTLECRADGNPSPYVWWTKDGQVISSSGAKLIRAPVSRNQSGIYGCQARNSLGTSDAVKIEIDVKYPPRVIWVGPDTVVEANLFSQVTLECKAEGNPTPSYQWYHNPTPSLNGHLDEGYPISSTPQLQLHNVSYTQHGRYTCVAINQIGLEERTHQSEAIVLNVLGPPVGAETGTAHAWSGGEARVQATVCADPPPRRAAWLWGSLRLDVPSAIGRYRAIDASSINGCYRYTLVISSVSVSDARVYVLHVENERGFSSHAVSLTVHETAHVAPLIVAALLIAALLVIVLCLILRCKRRRESVEYKTDELDSEKTVLPSDAVYGPRPPRSGSVMDDVTGVATSRYSPGALQVRRAAVVLQPPTTV; the protein is encoded by the exons CCTGTCGGTATTTACCGCGGGAAGTACGAGTGGGCAAACGAACACAGTGCTATCGGTGGAGACTGTTCTCTTTGGGTGCGAGCTGCTACTTTACAACTAGACGACGGACAATGGCAATGTCAAGTGACAGCGAGCAATTATGATGTGCag GATGCTCTATCTAGTCCCCCGGGAGCTCTGGCTGTTCGGGTTCCTCCTCAAACTCCGCGTATTTTGTTCAACGGGTCTCACGTACTTCCTGGTCAGAACATCACAGTTCCCGCGGGTTCACGAGCGACTGTCGTCTGCGAAGCAAGATATGGAAACCCACCGGCTTATATCGAGTGGTACTtag AGAAAGAGCGGTTGACAGCTTGGAGTCAAACAAACGCCTCGGAAGTAGAACGGCCCCGGGTGTGGGCTGCAAGATCAGTGCTGGAACTTGGTGCAACGCGTTCAGCTCATGGAAGGCAGCTGGCTTGCAGAGCTCATCATCCGTCCTTCCCCTCCCCGTATTACAAGGACTCGTATACTATGCTTGATATAACTT tTGTTCCTGTAGTTACCATAGTAGGTTCTGATGCCAGCAGTTTGGCCAGTCTCGAAGAAGGTTCCAGTGCTCTCACTTTAGAGTGCAGAGCTGATGGAAATCCAAGTCCATACGTTTGGTGGACTAAGGATGGCCAAGTCATATCTTCTAGCGGAGCAAAGTTGATCAGAGCTCCGGTGTCACGAAATCAGTCTG GCATATACGGATGtcaagcaagaaactcattaggCACATCAGACGCTGTCAAAATTGAAATCGATGTGAAGT ATCCACCGCGAGTTATATGGGTAGGCCCGGATACAGTAGTGGAGGCAAACCTCTTCTCACAAGTGACACTTGAGTGCAAAGCAGAAGGCAATCCTACTCCAAGCTACCAATGGTACCACAA CCCAACTCCGTCTCTAAATGGCCACCTAGATGAAGGCTACCCAATATCCTCAACACCTCAACTACAGCTTCACAACGTGTCATACACCCAACATGGCCGGTACACATGTGTTGCTATCAATCAGATAGGCCTAGAAGAAAG GACCCACCAATCCGAGGCTATAGTCCTCAATGTGCTAGGCCCACCAGTGGGTGCAGAGACAGGAACAGCTCACGCGTGGAGTGGGGGTGAGGCCAGGGTCCAGGCCACAGTCTGTGCTGACCCTCCCCCTAGGAGAGCCGCGTGGTTGTGGGGAAGTTTGCGGTTGGATGTTCCTTCGGCTATTG GCCGATACCGGGCTATCGATGCTTCAAGCATCAACGGGTGCTATCGGTACACGCTTGTGATAAGCAGCGTGAGCGTTTCCGACGCCAGAGTTTACGTACTACACGTCGAGAATGAGAGAGGGTTCTCATCGCATGCTGTCTCGCTCACTGTACACG AGACTGCACACGTGGCGCCGCTCATAGTTGCTGCATTGCTGATTGCCGCGTTGCTCGTCATTGTTCTCTGCCTCATTCTACGCTGCAAAAGAAGAAgag AAAGCGTCGAGTACAAGACTGATGAATTAGATAG TGAGAAGACAGTGCTGCCATCTGACGCGGTGTATGGGCCGCGTCCTCCCCGCTCCGGGAGCGTCATGGATGACGTCACAGGCGTGGCAACCTCACGCTACTCGCCAGGCGCTCTGCAGGTTCGCCGAGCCGCCGTCGTCTTGCAGCCACCCACTACCGTGTGA